One genomic region from Reichenbachiella ulvae encodes:
- a CDS encoding DUF1987 domain-containing protein, with translation MNKIIYRPTRITPLIFFDPERGLLELRGKSSPENAIEFYGKLLLSLEKFAKQGNKNLVANFKFEYFNTSSSKCIFDILRKINLVKEYGRKLSINWYYEEYDEDMQEAGEDYADLLGTEFNFIETVY, from the coding sequence ATGAATAAAATCATATATAGACCTACGCGAATCACGCCTTTGATTTTTTTTGATCCGGAGAGAGGACTTTTGGAGCTAAGAGGAAAATCAAGCCCTGAAAATGCTATTGAGTTTTATGGGAAGCTATTACTCAGCCTGGAAAAATTTGCCAAGCAGGGAAATAAAAATCTGGTCGCTAATTTCAAATTCGAATACTTCAATACCAGCTCTTCCAAGTGTATCTTCGATATTTTACGAAAAATCAATTTAGTCAAAGAATACGGCCGTAAGCTATCCATCAATTGGTATTATGAAGAATATGATGAGGACATGCAGGAAGCCGGAGAGGACTATGCCGACCTGCTCGGTACGGAATTCAATTTTATAGAGACAGTATATTAA
- the recR gene encoding recombination mediator RecR — protein MEFPSELIEEAVREISKLPGIGKKTALRLALHLLKEKQATTEDLTEALLKLRKETQYCDTCHIISHTTDCTCRTINTDQSVICVVVDTPDMLAIRSTGQYKGTFHVLGGVISPIEGVGPEDLHIDSLIKRVQESAGEVQEVILALSATMEGDTTSFYISRKLEETGVKISTIARGIPIGGELEYADEVTLGRSIVTRTAYLSGE, from the coding sequence ATGGAATTCCCAAGCGAACTGATAGAGGAGGCGGTACGAGAAATATCCAAACTCCCCGGAATAGGAAAAAAGACGGCTCTTCGACTCGCACTACACTTACTAAAAGAAAAACAAGCTACGACAGAGGATCTTACTGAGGCATTGTTAAAGCTTCGGAAGGAGACCCAATACTGCGATACCTGTCACATTATTTCTCATACGACTGACTGCACCTGTCGTACGATCAATACTGACCAGTCGGTCATCTGTGTCGTGGTGGACACTCCTGATATGCTGGCTATACGAAGTACGGGTCAGTATAAAGGAACTTTTCATGTGCTGGGTGGTGTGATTTCCCCTATCGAGGGAGTGGGTCCGGAAGACCTGCATATCGATTCGCTAATCAAACGTGTTCAGGAGTCTGCCGGAGAGGTTCAAGAGGTGATTCTTGCGCTTAGTGCTACGATGGAAGGAGACACGACTTCATTCTATATTTCTCGAAAGCTAGAAGAAACGGGAGTGAAGATATCAACCATTGCCAGAGGTATCCCGATCGGTGGAGAATTGGAATATGCAGATGAAGTAACTCTCGGGCGCAGTATCGTGACAAGAACAGCCTACCTCAGTGGTGAGTAA
- a CDS encoding dihydrolipoamide acetyltransferase family protein: MAQVEMVMPKMGESIMEGTILSWLKKVGETVEQDESVLEVATDKVDTEVPSTYTGVLQEILAAEGDVVEVGKPIAILEVDDSQVQAREESVDQEVEEAAVEAEAMLEETMQEHSVSAQKVQPKEPEKSELGRFYSPLVMTIAREEGISIKELDALQGTGKEGRVTKKDVLALLKTKNPKSFDREPGVREKRNGKPKSKMGIQPSPAIFTGEDEIIEMDRMRKMIAERMLESVQTAPHVTSFVEADVTEVVNWRNKFKKPFMEAEGQPLTFTPIFIEAVANAIRDYPMINVQVKGDKIIRKGNINIGMAVALPTGNLIVPVIKNADRKSIKELSLAVNDLARRGRDNKLTADDLSDGTYTISNVGSFGNVMGTPILVQPQVGILALGTIVKKPSVIETAEGDFIGIRHKMFLSHSYDHRVVDGALGGMFVRRVADYLEQFDTSRTV, from the coding sequence ATGGCTCAAGTAGAAATGGTGATGCCCAAAATGGGCGAAAGTATCATGGAAGGAACCATCCTTTCGTGGCTGAAAAAAGTAGGTGAGACTGTGGAGCAAGACGAGTCTGTTTTGGAGGTGGCAACTGACAAAGTGGATACTGAAGTTCCATCCACATATACGGGTGTTTTGCAGGAGATTTTGGCTGCTGAAGGAGACGTAGTAGAAGTGGGTAAACCAATTGCTATTTTGGAAGTAGATGATAGCCAGGTACAAGCCCGTGAAGAGTCCGTAGATCAGGAAGTAGAAGAGGCGGCTGTGGAGGCAGAAGCGATGCTTGAGGAGACAATGCAAGAGCATTCTGTTTCGGCTCAGAAAGTGCAACCCAAGGAGCCTGAAAAATCTGAATTGGGTCGTTTCTATTCTCCTCTTGTCATGACAATAGCGAGAGAGGAGGGGATTAGCATCAAAGAACTCGATGCCCTCCAGGGTACAGGCAAAGAAGGCCGTGTTACGAAAAAGGATGTTTTGGCTTTACTCAAAACCAAGAACCCTAAGAGTTTCGACCGGGAGCCAGGTGTCAGAGAAAAGAGAAATGGTAAGCCTAAGTCTAAAATGGGAATCCAACCTTCACCGGCGATTTTTACTGGTGAGGATGAAATCATAGAAATGGATCGCATGCGCAAGATGATAGCTGAGCGCATGTTGGAATCTGTACAGACCGCACCACACGTAACTTCTTTTGTGGAAGCGGATGTTACTGAGGTGGTCAATTGGAGAAACAAGTTCAAAAAGCCTTTCATGGAGGCAGAAGGGCAGCCATTGACTTTTACACCGATTTTTATAGAAGCAGTGGCCAATGCGATCAGAGACTATCCAATGATCAATGTACAGGTCAAAGGAGATAAAATTATAAGAAAAGGAAATATCAATATAGGTATGGCGGTTGCCTTGCCAACCGGAAATTTGATTGTGCCAGTCATTAAAAACGCCGATAGAAAGAGTATCAAAGAATTGTCTTTGGCAGTCAATGACCTGGCCAGAAGAGGTCGAGACAATAAATTGACTGCTGACGATCTGAGTGATGGTACTTATACCATTTCTAATGTGGGCTCATTTGGCAATGTGATGGGTACACCCATTTTGGTACAGCCTCAGGTGGGAATTCTTGCATTAGGTACCATTGTGAAAAAGCCAAGCGTGATCGAAACAGCAGAAGGTGATTTTATCGGTATTAGACACAAAATGTTCTTGTCTCACTCCTATGATCACAGAGTAGTCGATGGAGCTTTGGGAGGCATGTTTGTCAGAAGAGTGGCGGATTATCTGGAGCAGTTCGATACTAGCCGTACAGTATGA
- a CDS encoding pyridoxal phosphate-dependent aminotransferase: protein MEQLSNRIKNMAESATLAMAAKAREFKAKGIDVISLSLGEPDFKTPKHIQEGAKEAIDSEKYFAYPPVNGYADLREAISEKFKKENGLNYSADQIVVSNGAKQSIANVFLSILDAGDEVIVLSPFWVSYTALIELAEGTPVLVKGGIENDFKATAEQIKAAITDKTKALIFSSPCNPTGSVFTQEELEAIAEVLKPHDILVISDEIYEHINFSGAHASIGAIEGMQDKTVTVNGVAKGFAMTGWRVGYIGAPAWLAKACNKIQGQLTSANCSIAQRATYTALTTDLGPTQEMSKEYGRRRELVHGLLSDIPGFKVNMPQGAFYFFPDVSAYFGKSDGNITINNATDFCLYLLETAHVSLVTGEAFGDPNCLRLSYAASEENLRTAIGRVKEAVAKLK from the coding sequence ATGGAACAACTTTCAAACAGAATCAAAAACATGGCAGAATCTGCCACTTTGGCTATGGCAGCCAAAGCAAGAGAATTCAAAGCCAAAGGAATCGACGTGATCAGTCTTAGCTTAGGAGAGCCGGATTTCAAAACCCCAAAGCACATCCAGGAAGGAGCTAAAGAGGCGATCGACTCTGAAAAATATTTTGCTTACCCACCTGTAAATGGATACGCTGATTTGAGAGAGGCTATTTCTGAGAAGTTTAAGAAAGAAAATGGTCTGAATTATTCTGCGGATCAGATTGTAGTTTCTAATGGGGCTAAGCAGTCTATTGCCAACGTCTTTTTGTCAATTCTAGATGCAGGTGATGAGGTCATCGTATTGTCTCCATTCTGGGTTAGCTATACTGCCTTGATCGAATTGGCTGAAGGTACCCCTGTATTGGTGAAAGGAGGAATCGAAAATGATTTCAAAGCTACTGCTGAGCAAATCAAAGCTGCTATCACTGACAAAACAAAAGCCTTGATTTTCTCTTCTCCATGTAACCCGACAGGTTCAGTATTTACTCAGGAAGAGTTAGAGGCAATCGCTGAGGTATTGAAACCTCATGATATTTTAGTTATCTCTGATGAGATCTACGAGCACATCAATTTTTCGGGAGCACATGCTAGTATTGGTGCTATCGAAGGCATGCAAGACAAAACGGTAACCGTCAATGGTGTAGCCAAAGGTTTTGCGATGACAGGCTGGAGAGTAGGGTACATCGGTGCACCTGCCTGGTTGGCAAAGGCATGTAACAAGATCCAGGGTCAGTTAACTTCTGCTAACTGTTCGATAGCGCAGAGAGCCACTTATACTGCTTTGACCACCGATTTAGGTCCTACTCAGGAGATGTCGAAAGAATATGGTCGCAGAAGAGAGTTGGTACATGGTCTATTGAGTGATATTCCTGGTTTCAAAGTGAATATGCCACAAGGCGCATTCTACTTCTTCCCTGATGTGAGTGCTTATTTTGGTAAATCAGATGGTAATATTACGATCAACAATGCTACGGATTTCTGTCTATACTTGCTGGAGACTGCACATGTTTCATTGGTGACAGGAGAAGCTTTTGGTGATCCTAACTGTTTGAGACTATCTTATGCTGCATCTGAGGAGAACCTGAGAACAGCAATTGGACGTGTGAAAGAGGCAGTTGCCAAATTGAAATAA
- the hemE gene encoding uroporphyrinogen decarboxylase gives MTLKNDLLIRAAKGEKVERVPVWLMRQAGRILPEYRKVRNSVSGFIELAKTPELAAEVTIQPVDILGVDAAIIFSDILVIPEAMGLPYQMIEKKGPWFENTIQSASDLSKIRIAEPEEDLDYVLEAIKITKKELDSRVPLIGFAGAPWTIFSYMVEGSGSKTFSKAKKMLYSEPELSHQLLDMITKSTISYLKAQIKAGANIVQIFDSWAGILSPEQYETFGLKYISDICDAIDEVPVTVFAKGAFFARQQMGALNCETIGLDWNMSIAESRQLIGDTKTLQGNMDPCVLYSDDKDIEAHTIKMLETFGGHRHIANLGHGVYPDIDPGKVKVFIETVKNWRA, from the coding sequence ATGACGCTAAAAAACGACTTACTGATTCGCGCTGCTAAAGGAGAGAAAGTAGAAAGAGTCCCTGTATGGCTGATGAGACAAGCAGGACGAATTTTACCAGAATACAGAAAAGTTCGTAATAGTGTCAGTGGATTTATCGAATTGGCAAAAACGCCAGAATTAGCTGCAGAAGTCACGATTCAGCCTGTAGATATTTTAGGTGTAGATGCTGCTATCATTTTCTCAGACATTCTGGTGATCCCGGAAGCCATGGGTCTACCCTATCAAATGATCGAAAAGAAAGGTCCCTGGTTCGAAAACACCATTCAAAGTGCTTCAGACCTATCGAAAATCAGAATAGCTGAACCAGAAGAGGATTTGGATTATGTACTAGAGGCCATCAAAATCACCAAAAAAGAATTGGATAGTAGAGTACCTCTCATTGGTTTTGCTGGCGCACCATGGACGATATTTTCCTATATGGTGGAGGGTTCTGGAAGTAAGACTTTCTCCAAGGCAAAAAAGATGCTTTACTCTGAGCCAGAATTGTCTCATCAATTATTGGACATGATTACCAAGAGCACCATATCTTACCTGAAAGCTCAAATCAAAGCAGGAGCCAATATTGTTCAGATCTTTGATTCGTGGGCTGGCATTCTGTCTCCGGAACAATACGAAACCTTCGGTTTAAAATACATCAGTGACATCTGTGACGCCATAGACGAAGTGCCGGTTACTGTTTTTGCAAAGGGGGCCTTCTTCGCGCGACAGCAAATGGGAGCGCTGAACTGCGAAACGATCGGACTGGATTGGAACATGAGCATCGCTGAATCTCGCCAGCTAATAGGAGATACCAAAACACTACAAGGCAACATGGATCCGTGTGTACTCTACAGTGATGACAAAGATATCGAAGCTCATACCATCAAAATGCTGGAAACATTCGGAGGACATAGACACATTGCCAACTTGGGACATGGCGTATATCCGGACATTGATCCCGGAAAAGTTAAAGTATTTATAGAGACTGTGAAGAACTGGAGAGCTTAG
- a CDS encoding C40 family peptidase, with protein MARVKKVGMKQVALLLLGLGLILSAQSTKAQSKRKRKKANIKLVISTAEGYKGTPYQYGGNSRNGIDCSALMQNSFSKAGYQIPRTSKEQSKYGKKVGWNRVRPGDIVFFKFKEKRKKWYHSGLITSVDGDNIYFIHASTSRGVIQSNLSNDYYKSNVKTFRRVIK; from the coding sequence ATGGCAAGAGTAAAAAAAGTAGGAATGAAGCAAGTGGCACTGTTGTTACTTGGGCTGGGGTTGATCTTATCAGCACAAAGCACAAAGGCCCAAAGCAAAAGAAAGAGAAAAAAAGCCAACATCAAATTAGTAATAAGCACGGCCGAAGGATATAAAGGCACCCCCTATCAATATGGCGGCAACTCCAGAAATGGGATCGATTGTAGCGCATTGATGCAGAACTCCTTTTCCAAAGCGGGCTACCAAATCCCAAGAACCTCCAAGGAACAATCCAAATATGGAAAAAAGGTTGGCTGGAACCGGGTAAGACCAGGAGACATCGTTTTCTTCAAGTTTAAAGAGAAAAGAAAGAAATGGTACCATAGCGGACTCATCACCTCTGTAGATGGAGACAACATCTATTTTATACATGCATCCACCTCTCGCGGAGTAATCCAATCCAACCTGAGCAATGACTACTACAAGTCCAATGTCAAGACATTTCGAAGAGTTATCAAATAG
- a CDS encoding ATP-dependent Clp protease adaptor ClpS, which yields MSYQFEQEESLLVGIKEEEGRGLIVFNDEVNSFDHVIDTLIKVCKHERIQAEQCTYIIHFKGKCEVKKGTYDDLKPMKDGIIDAGINASIV from the coding sequence ATGTCTTATCAATTCGAACAGGAAGAGTCACTTCTGGTTGGCATCAAGGAAGAAGAAGGTAGAGGACTAATTGTCTTCAACGATGAGGTAAACTCATTTGATCATGTGATTGATACGCTTATCAAGGTATGTAAGCACGAACGTATTCAAGCAGAGCAGTGTACATATATTATTCATTTCAAAGGTAAATGTGAAGTAAAGAAAGGGACATATGATGACCTGAAACCCATGAAAGATGGAATCATAGATGCGGGTATCAATGCCTCCATTGTCTAA
- the miaA gene encoding tRNA (adenosine(37)-N6)-dimethylallyltransferase MiaA, with protein MKIPHLVVVVGPTAVGKTATCIQLANHFDAEIISADSRQFYKEMEIGTAKPDAKELAQAKHYFIDSHSIVEEYDAGSFSEDARSLLNDIYQKTDIAFSVGGSGLYIKALCDGLDDMPEVEEGLRSQLRQEWEENGLEPLLEELMLRDPEYYEQVDRYNHQRVIRALEVIRSSGASFTAFRQANQKEVVRPFTVTKIGIEENRETLYQRIDDRMDLMIEQGLFEEAEKLYPQKELNALQTVGYKEIFGYLDGEYDKEEAIRLLKRNSRRYAKRQMTWFKRDEEVVWFRRDQTEEMIQLIEKNRVNEH; from the coding sequence ATGAAAATTCCTCATTTAGTGGTGGTTGTAGGTCCGACGGCAGTAGGTAAAACGGCAACTTGTATCCAATTGGCGAATCATTTTGATGCTGAAATTATTTCGGCAGATTCCAGGCAGTTTTATAAGGAAATGGAAATAGGAACCGCCAAACCTGATGCCAAGGAGCTGGCTCAGGCTAAGCATTATTTTATTGATTCACATTCCATCGTGGAGGAGTATGATGCAGGAAGTTTTTCTGAGGACGCCAGAAGCCTCCTGAATGATATATATCAGAAGACGGACATTGCTTTTTCTGTCGGAGGTTCTGGGCTTTATATCAAGGCGCTATGCGATGGACTCGACGATATGCCAGAAGTAGAAGAGGGGCTAAGATCACAACTCAGACAGGAATGGGAAGAAAATGGATTGGAACCTCTTTTGGAAGAATTAATGCTTCGTGATCCGGAGTATTATGAACAAGTAGATCGATACAATCATCAGCGGGTGATTAGAGCTCTGGAGGTTATTCGCAGTAGTGGAGCTTCATTTACCGCCTTTCGACAGGCCAATCAGAAGGAGGTCGTACGTCCATTTACAGTGACCAAAATTGGAATAGAGGAAAACAGAGAAACGCTGTATCAGAGAATCGATGATCGCATGGATCTTATGATTGAGCAAGGTTTGTTCGAGGAAGCTGAGAAGTTATACCCGCAGAAAGAACTTAATGCCCTTCAGACTGTAGGGTACAAAGAAATTTTTGGCTATTTGGATGGCGAATATGACAAAGAAGAGGCAATTCGCTTATTGAAAAGAAATTCTCGTCGATACGCCAAACGGCAGATGACCTGGTTTAAGCGTGACGAAGAAGTAGTCTGGTTTAGAAGAGATCAGACTGAAGAAATGATTCAGTTGATAGAAAAAAATAGGGTTAATGAACATTAA
- a CDS encoding response regulator → MRAPYLICFLLLWILSFGNPNTLQAAEQPKAQKGVLDLRDWEFQKSQPLELTGEWEFYWERLIYPNEFDSSKIDPIYRPFPKLWKKEIIGNDTIGPDGFATHRLRVVLNSVTPELAVSVPHFYSAYMLYINGEFISANGQVGKSETTTYPHWELITRDLKVTNDTLDIVLQIANFDHSRGGAVEPITLGEKVMMQTQKRRQEANDLIMAASLFFVGLFFMVLFSYGRHEMPIFFYALFCLFYSYRAIGSGNYTFHSLVPTLPWIVTLKLEYITMYLSALSFSFYSYHLYRKETSKLFLYFTSLFCGVSILVTLFLPVKVFTQLAAPFSVYVMFSFVYLFGTYVMAVVRKREGSKLSLVSSTILFIVLGSTILEYFGYFKSSLLFYFFGYQQFFFIQSIILFYKYNRKIEVAKEKAEAAAKSQSDFLSMISHEIRTPLNAVIGLTNYLIGDEPKKEHVDDLKTLKFSAEHLHVLINDVLDYSKLDAGKIEFEYLDTNIVEVCHNIVKAQEPKAREKGIYLNFISDEGIPKFVVCDGLRMSQILTNLIGNAIKFTNEGGVTLSLQVIMQTKMRISIKFTVEDSGIGIPKDKQTKIFDSFSQASTSTTREYGGTGLGLSITKRILDLQNTKINLFSIEGQGSRFYFTQTFEISENQERVTETISEDKNQLEGKKILLVEDNPVNVMVAKKFLSRWDIDVDVAENGREALEKGSTEYYDLLLMDLQMPVMDGYTAARELRKGGLKTPILALTASVMLDVGDKVYECGMNDFITKPFEPEDLYNKIRNHIEQSEAEMSGT, encoded by the coding sequence TTGAGAGCTCCTTATCTGATTTGTTTTTTACTGTTATGGATTCTGTCCTTTGGGAATCCTAATACCCTGCAGGCTGCAGAACAGCCCAAGGCGCAAAAAGGCGTGTTGGATTTGCGTGATTGGGAGTTTCAGAAATCACAGCCCCTGGAGCTTACAGGTGAGTGGGAGTTTTACTGGGAGCGACTCATCTATCCCAACGAATTTGATTCCTCTAAAATAGATCCAATCTACCGTCCTTTTCCAAAACTTTGGAAAAAAGAAATCATAGGGAATGATACAATAGGTCCTGACGGTTTTGCCACTCATCGATTGAGGGTGGTGTTGAATTCAGTCACTCCTGAGTTGGCAGTTTCTGTACCGCATTTTTATAGTGCCTACATGCTCTATATCAATGGAGAATTTATCTCTGCCAATGGTCAGGTAGGGAAGAGCGAAACGACTACCTATCCGCACTGGGAGCTGATTACCCGCGATCTGAAAGTCACCAATGACACATTGGATATCGTGCTTCAGATCGCCAATTTTGATCATTCCAGAGGTGGGGCAGTAGAACCTATTACTCTTGGAGAAAAGGTGATGATGCAAACCCAGAAAAGGCGACAGGAAGCCAATGATCTGATCATGGCGGCCAGCTTGTTCTTTGTCGGTTTGTTTTTTATGGTGCTGTTTTCTTATGGAAGGCACGAAATGCCAATCTTCTTCTACGCACTGTTTTGTTTGTTCTACAGTTATAGAGCCATCGGGTCGGGTAATTACACTTTTCATTCCCTGGTACCTACTTTGCCTTGGATTGTGACTTTAAAGCTGGAGTATATCACTATGTATCTCTCCGCTTTATCCTTTTCCTTTTATTCTTATCATTTGTACAGGAAGGAAACCTCAAAACTGTTTTTGTACTTTACCTCTTTATTTTGTGGGGTCAGCATCCTTGTGACACTGTTCTTACCTGTTAAAGTATTTACACAGTTGGCGGCTCCATTTTCGGTGTATGTGATGTTCTCTTTTGTCTACTTGTTCGGCACCTATGTGATGGCTGTGGTGAGAAAGAGAGAAGGATCTAAGTTGTCTTTGGTCAGTTCTACTATACTGTTTATTGTTTTGGGATCCACTATACTCGAGTATTTTGGGTATTTCAAATCTTCCTTGTTGTTTTATTTCTTTGGGTATCAACAGTTCTTCTTTATACAATCGATCATTCTGTTTTATAAATACAATAGGAAAATCGAGGTGGCCAAAGAAAAGGCTGAAGCGGCCGCTAAATCACAGTCTGATTTCTTGTCTATGATTTCTCATGAGATTAGAACACCTCTGAATGCTGTAATTGGATTAACCAACTATCTCATCGGTGATGAGCCTAAGAAGGAACATGTGGATGATTTGAAGACGCTTAAGTTCTCAGCGGAGCATTTGCATGTCTTGATCAACGATGTGTTAGACTATAGCAAGCTGGATGCTGGTAAGATCGAATTTGAGTATCTGGATACTAATATTGTCGAGGTATGTCACAATATTGTAAAGGCTCAGGAGCCCAAAGCGAGAGAGAAAGGGATATATCTCAATTTTATTAGTGATGAAGGGATCCCTAAGTTCGTTGTGTGTGATGGCTTAAGAATGAGTCAGATTTTGACAAATTTGATCGGAAATGCGATTAAATTCACAAATGAGGGGGGAGTTACACTAAGTCTTCAGGTAATTATGCAGACTAAAATGAGAATCTCTATTAAATTTACTGTAGAAGATTCAGGAATTGGAATTCCCAAAGACAAGCAAACTAAAATATTTGATAGTTTTTCTCAGGCCTCTACCTCTACTACACGTGAGTATGGTGGAACTGGATTGGGACTAAGTATCACAAAAAGGATTCTGGATCTTCAGAATACTAAAATTAATTTGTTCAGTATTGAAGGACAGGGGTCGAGGTTTTATTTTACCCAGACTTTTGAGATCAGCGAAAACCAGGAAAGAGTGACAGAAACTATAAGCGAAGACAAGAACCAACTGGAAGGAAAGAAAATCCTTTTGGTGGAGGACAACCCCGTCAATGTGATGGTGGCCAAGAAATTTCTGTCTAGATGGGATATAGACGTGGATGTGGCCGAAAATGGAAGAGAGGCTCTAGAGAAAGGCAGCACGGAATATTATGATCTATTGCTTATGGATCTACAGATGCCTGTGATGGATGGCTATACCGCTGCACGTGAGCTTAGAAAAGGGGGACTTAAAACTCCTATTCTTGCCTTGACAGCTTCTGTGATGCTGGATGTAGGGGATAAAGTCTACGAATGTGGAATGAATGACTTTATTACTAAGCCATTCGAACCTGAAGATCTTTACAACAAAATAAGAAACCACATCGAACAGAGCGAGGCTGAAATGTCTGGCACCTAA
- a CDS encoding tetratricopeptide repeat protein, protein MSAALFGLLLYTVNFFGNTEIPVTKTDSLNVQLDTIVNVEQRVDVLKLLVDEEIETDPETALPYLEELLEIGKENNDIILIADTHNQIGYLWFKVSKLQQSTEHYFKALDYLEDKPDHYALLCRINNNIAWNFQQQHDYQRALEYYNIGEKFCKKSDEIAMVAHLLNNKAVVYKNLRQYDTALKLIGQAMTLNKKNGDVQRELHNLNNMGVIYLEQGRYNQANKYFKQALKMNHERKDYHEATNNLMNLGRSFYQQGKYEAAEDTLKHALNLSEITRSIPQKEEILFDLYEVKREQKEFEEALSFFKQYHDLEDSLFKRGQYTDLIELEAKYKVAQKERVLQESQNQLLKQRFISTMYLVALFFAAVLIGFLIWVYSSKKRNERKLIALYMEIDQQNEKIQSINQNLEKTVNKRTKVIQEQNNQLREFAFMNSHNIRRPLSNILGLLSLLAEETEQENVKELTRLAKESAAEMDQIIKDVNQQLKEGEL, encoded by the coding sequence ATGTCAGCAGCATTATTTGGGCTCCTGCTCTATACTGTTAATTTTTTCGGCAATACAGAAATACCTGTCACTAAGACAGATTCTCTCAATGTTCAGCTTGACACTATTGTTAATGTTGAACAAAGAGTGGATGTATTAAAACTTCTGGTTGACGAAGAAATTGAAACAGATCCTGAAACAGCCTTACCTTATCTGGAAGAGCTTTTAGAAATAGGGAAAGAAAATAATGATATCATACTGATAGCGGATACTCATAACCAAATTGGGTATCTATGGTTTAAGGTCAGCAAGCTTCAACAGTCAACAGAGCATTACTTTAAAGCGCTAGATTACCTGGAAGATAAGCCTGATCATTATGCCTTGCTTTGCAGAATCAACAACAACATAGCCTGGAATTTTCAGCAACAACATGACTATCAAAGAGCCCTTGAATACTATAACATAGGGGAGAAATTCTGTAAAAAATCTGATGAGATTGCCATGGTGGCCCATCTACTCAACAACAAAGCAGTAGTTTATAAAAACTTGCGCCAGTATGACACAGCCTTGAAACTCATTGGTCAGGCGATGACACTCAACAAGAAGAATGGTGATGTCCAACGAGAGCTTCACAACCTCAACAATATGGGAGTTATTTACCTGGAACAAGGCAGATATAACCAGGCTAACAAGTATTTTAAACAAGCCCTGAAAATGAATCATGAGAGAAAAGACTATCATGAAGCTACTAATAACCTAATGAATTTGGGGCGCTCATTTTATCAACAAGGAAAATATGAGGCAGCAGAGGACACCTTAAAACATGCTTTGAACCTCTCTGAAATAACAAGATCCATACCTCAAAAAGAAGAAATATTATTTGATCTCTATGAAGTCAAAAGAGAGCAAAAGGAATTTGAAGAAGCGCTAAGCTTTTTCAAGCAATACCATGATCTAGAGGATAGCCTCTTCAAACGAGGACAATATACAGATCTGATCGAACTGGAGGCCAAATACAAGGTAGCGCAAAAAGAAAGAGTATTACAGGAATCTCAAAATCAGCTTCTCAAACAACGTTTTATTAGCACGATGTATCTGGTGGCTCTTTTCTTTGCAGCGGTTCTGATTGGCTTTCTAATCTGGGTATATTCTAGCAAAAAACGAAATGAACGAAAACTCATCGCTCTGTATATGGAAATAGATCAACAGAACGAAAAAATCCAGAGCATCAATCAGAATCTAGAGAAGACGGTCAACAAAAGAACCAAGGTAATCCAAGAACAGAATAACCAACTGAGGGAGTTTGCCTTTATGAATTCTCACAACATCAGAAGACCTCTGTCAAACATTCTTGGTTTACTATCCTTGCTGGCCGAAGAAACCGAACAGGAAAACGTGAAAGAACTAACTCGACTCGCCAAAGAATCGGCTGCTGAGATGGATCAAATCATCAAAGACGTCAATCAGCAGCTAAAAGAAGGAGAACTCTAG